From Yersinia hibernica, a single genomic window includes:
- the treB gene encoding PTS trehalose transporter subunit IIBC, which translates to MSKVKQQDIEQLIVLVGGKENIATVSHCITRLRFVLNDPSKAFAKELEKLSMVKGCFTNAGQFQVVIGPEVDDYYKALIAKIGQNEVDKEQTKLAARQNMTWFERGISHFAEIFFPLLPALISGGLILGFRNVIGDIPMSDGKTLAQMYPAWKTIYDFLWLLGEAIFFYLPVAICWSTVKKMGGTPVLGIVLGITLVSPQLMNSYLLGQQIPEVWNFGWFTIEKVGYQAQVIPSILAGLALGWIETNLKKIIPAYLYLVVVPVVSLLLAVFLAHTLIGPFGRMIGDGVAWGVKAVMTGSFAPIGAALFGFLYAPLVITGVHQTTLAIDMQMIQSMGGTPVWPLIALSNIAQASAVLGIIIISRKINEREISVPAAISAYLGVTEPAMYGINLKYRFPMLCAMIGSALAGLICGLTGVMANGIGVGGLPGILSIKPQFWAIYALAMLVAIIVPLVLTILVYQRKDRRGELPV; encoded by the coding sequence AACAACAAGATATCGAACAATTGATCGTACTGGTGGGAGGCAAAGAAAATATTGCCACCGTCAGCCACTGCATTACTCGGTTACGTTTTGTGTTAAATGACCCGTCGAAAGCCTTTGCCAAAGAGCTAGAAAAGCTGTCGATGGTCAAAGGTTGTTTTACCAATGCCGGGCAATTTCAAGTGGTTATCGGGCCGGAAGTCGATGATTACTACAAAGCATTGATTGCCAAAATTGGTCAGAATGAAGTGGATAAAGAGCAAACCAAACTGGCCGCACGGCAGAATATGACCTGGTTTGAGCGCGGTATTTCTCACTTTGCCGAGATCTTCTTTCCACTGTTACCGGCGCTGATTAGTGGGGGCTTGATCCTCGGTTTTCGTAATGTGATTGGCGATATTCCGATGTCGGATGGCAAAACGCTGGCGCAAATGTACCCGGCGTGGAAGACCATTTACGACTTCCTCTGGTTACTGGGCGAAGCCATCTTCTTCTACTTGCCAGTGGCTATCTGTTGGTCAACCGTCAAAAAAATGGGCGGCACGCCAGTATTGGGGATTGTATTAGGGATTACGCTGGTTTCTCCGCAATTAATGAATTCCTATCTGTTGGGGCAACAAATTCCTGAGGTATGGAACTTCGGTTGGTTCACCATTGAAAAAGTGGGTTATCAGGCGCAGGTTATCCCCTCTATTCTGGCGGGGTTAGCACTGGGGTGGATTGAAACCAATCTGAAAAAAATTATTCCTGCTTACCTCTATTTGGTGGTTGTGCCGGTGGTTTCCCTGCTGTTGGCCGTCTTCTTGGCGCATACTTTGATTGGGCCATTTGGCCGCATGATTGGTGACGGCGTGGCGTGGGGGGTAAAAGCGGTGATGACCGGCAGTTTCGCCCCTATTGGCGCGGCATTGTTTGGTTTCCTGTATGCGCCGTTAGTCATAACCGGTGTGCATCAAACTACACTAGCCATTGATATGCAGATGATTCAGAGCATGGGCGGCACACCGGTTTGGCCGCTGATTGCTTTGTCTAATATTGCGCAGGCCTCTGCGGTGCTGGGTATCATCATCATTAGCCGTAAGATTAATGAGCGCGAGATCTCAGTCCCCGCGGCGATTTCAGCCTATCTCGGTGTGACGGAACCGGCCATGTACGGTATTAACTTGAAATACCGCTTCCCGATGTTGTGCGCCATGATTGGCTCTGCACTGGCGGGCCTGATTTGCGGGCTAACTGGGGTGATGGCGAATGGTATTGGAGTCGGTGGTCTGCCGGGTATTTTGTCCATCAAACCCCAGTTTTGGGCGATTTATGCACTGGCCATGCTGGTGGCGATTATCGTGCCGCTGGTATTGACCATCTTGGTTTATCAACGCAAAGACCGCCGCGGCGAATTGCCGGTCTGA